Sequence from the Fodinibius salicampi genome:
AGCTCAACCACCTCCTCATGCTCTACATTACCGGCAACTGCCACCAGTAGATTCAAAGGCTGATAACGCCCTTCCATGTACTCATAAAGATTATCTCTGCTGAAGGAAGAAACGGTTTCTTCATATCCCAAAGTTGGTCGTCCCAATGGATGTCCTTCAAATATCTTGGCACCAAACTTCTCAAACAGATAGTCATTGGGACTATCACGGTACATCTTCATTTCCTCTATAACCACTTTCTTTTCCTTCTGGATTTCTTCTTCGGGAAAAGAGGGATGCAATACCATATCTGACAGCACATCCAGCGCTTTATCAAGCTGAGTATTAAGGCAGCGCGAATAGTAGCATGTATATTCTGATGACGTAAAAGCGTTTAAATAGCCCCCTACTGATTCCATACTCATTGCTATGTCATAGGAAGAGCGCGTTTCTGTACCTTTAAACAGCATATGTTCCAGAAAATGAGTAACTCCAGACAAATTCTGACTTTCATTTCTGCTTCCGGTCTTCGCCCAAATACCAACAGAGACACTTTTTACGCTGGGTACACGCTCCGTAACAATCTTCAGACCATTATCGAGTATGGTCTTCTTTACCGAATTCAGTTGTTCCTGCTTTTCGTTATCCATAGTAACATTCTTTTCTTTTGCTCTTGACATGATAAAGAAAGCGCCACCCCGAAAAACGAGATGGCGCTTTATCATTTTTTAATGCACTGCCCTAATTGAGACTGTCAATTTTCATCTTCGGGGAGCAATGCTTTGCGGGAGAGACGAAGCTTTCCGCCATGCTCTACTTTCAGGAGCTTAACATCAATTTCGTCTCCAACTGAAAGCACATCACTTACATTTTTCACATGACTGTGATTGATCTCAGAAACGTGCAGCAATCCATCTTTGCCCGGTACAATCTCTACAAAAGCACCATAATCTTTAATGGCTTTTACCGTTCCGTGATAGGTTGCACCTTCTTCCAGATGCCCGACAATACCTTCAATACGCTTCTTAGCTTCTTCAGCTTTTGAGAGCGCATCGGCGGTAATAGTAATTTTACCTACCTCCCGCTCTTCATCTTCTTCTACCCAAATTTCGGTATCCGTTTCTTTCTGAAGGGTTTGAATCACTTTTCCGCCCGGTCCAATAACCGATCCGATTTCATCAGCATCAATTTCCATATTGATAAACTGCGGAGCAAATTCAGAAATCTGCTCACGAGGCTCGGATATGGTTTCAGCCATCTTATCGAGAATATGCAGGCGGCCTTTGCGCGCTTGTTCAAGAGCTTCTTCCAGCTTCTCGTATGAAATTCCACTTACCTTCATATCCATCTGGCAAGCGGTAATTCCATCACGGCTTCCGGCCGTCTTAAAGTCCATATCTCCCATAAAGTCTTCTTCTCCACGAATGTCGGAGAGTACAACAGACTCATTCTCACCGACAATCATTCCCATCGCAATTCCTGCCACGGGTTTTTTAAGAGGAACTCCGGCATCCATAAGCGCCATTGATCCCCCACAGACCGAAGCCATCGAAGACGACCCATTAGATTCTGTAATATCGGAGATAACCCGGATTACATATCCGAACTCATCAAATGATGGCATTAACTTGCTGATAGAACGTTCGGCAAGGTGGCCGTGCCCAATCTCACGTCGGCCGGGGCCGCGCATAAATCCAGCTTCTCCAACGCTGTAATTTGGGAAATTATAGTGCAAAAAGAACTTCTTATCTTTTTCTTGTAATAGGGTATCAATTGACTGAGCGTCTTTCTGTGTTCCCAGTGTTACAGAAACCAATGACTGGGTTTCGCCGCGAGTGAAAATAGCAGAACCATGTGTGCGTGCCAGATAATCAACTTGCGTCCAGATATCCCGGATATCCTCAGGAGAACGTCCGTCAATACGACGTTTCTCCTCCAGTATCATAGCCCGAAGCTGGTTCTTCTCTATCGTGCTAAGAATGTCTTTAATATCATCTTTGGCATCCTCATATTCTTCTTGCCCTGTTAGCTCTTCAACGACCGACTCTTTTAGCCCATCCAGCTTTTCGCTGTATGCTTCTTTTCCGAGACCAATATGAACGATTTCTCTTACTTTCTCTTGAGCAAGTTCCTTCACTTTGGTTTCGAGATCTTCGTCAACAGGCTCCGGCTCAAATTCCCGCTTGGGCTTACCAAACTCTTCGCGCAGCTCTTCCTGAAAAGCACAGAGCTTTTTGATCGCTTCATGGCCAACTTTAATAGCCTCAAGCATTTCCTCTTCGGAAACTTCATCCATTTCACCTTCCATCATGGAAACACTCTCTGCAGTTCCACCAATAATCATATCGATGTCACTGCCTTCCATCTCACTGATGGTAGGATTTACAACAAAATCTCCTTCAATACGTCCTACCCGAACCTCTGCAATAGGTCCCGCAAATGGGACATCGGAAATATGCAGCGCAGCGGATGCACCTACAGCGCCCAGCACATCGCCGTCATGTTCACCGTCGGATGAAAGCACTGAACAGATAATTTGGGTTTCATGGGTGTATCCATCCGGGAATAAAGGGCGAAGGCATCGGTCAATCAGCCGGCTGGACAAAATTTCTTTATCATTCGGGCGGCCTTCTCGCTTTATAAATCCACCAGGAAACTTACCGCCCGCAGAAAAGCTCTCGCGGAGGTCAACAGTCATAGGGAAAAATGGCTTATCGGAAGCTTCCTTGGAGCTTACCGCCGTACAGAGTACCATCGTATCTCCCATGCGAACAACAACGGCTCCATCAGCCTGCTTTGCAATACGACCGGTTTCAATGGATAAGCTTTTACCCGGCGCAAATTCAATACTTCTAAAGTCTTCTTTCATGGTCTATTTTCTCTTCAATTCAAATTTTACGTCAATGTATGCGCGAACGATAATCAAATCACCAGGCAAGTATAAGATGAGACGGGCTGCCTTGATTCCAGATCGCACGAAAAGTGTAGCTAAGCAATCATTAAAAAAGGCACGTTCTTAAAACGTGCCTTCTCATGCATTACTTACGAATTCCTAATTCGCTAATAAGCTCACGATATTTCTCAATATCATTCTTCTTCAGGTAGTTTAATAATTTCCTTCGTTTACCTACCATTTTTAATAACCCTCTCCTCGAGGCATGATCCTGCTTGTGATCTTTCAAATGCTCCGTTAAATCATTAATCCGCTCAGTTAAAATAGCGATTTGAGCTTCTGTGGATCCCGTATTCTCTTTGGATCCGCCAAATTTTTCAACAATTTCTTCTTTGCGTTCTTTTGTTATCGACATGTGATAATTAAATTCTGAATTTTCTTTTCTGCAACTACGTAGTTTTAATCTTATTAGCCGTCAAAGATAAACTATTGAGTAATTTTTTGCAATATTTATTGTTCCGCAAGCAGCTGCCTTGCTTTTTTTTCGTCGTCCTTAAGCTGTTGGATAAGTTCATTGATACCGTCAAACTTTACTTCATCCCTTATCCGGTTAAAAAATCGAATTTGGATTTCTTTACCATAAATATCCTGATCAAAATCAAATATATTGACCTCCAAAGTTCGAATAGATCCATCGAAAGTGGGACGTGTACCTATATTCATCATCCCCTTAAACCAATGATCCATAACCCGGATACGTACCGCATAAACTCCATCTTTGGGTATAATTTTCTGGGGATGTTCGGCCTTGATATTAGCAGTCGGATAACCGATCTCCTTCCCCCTTTTGTCTCCATGAACAACCGTACCGTTCAACCGGTAAGCGCGCTCCAACAGCTTAGTCGCTAATTCGACATTTCCCTCCTCGCTTAAGATATTTCGAATGGAAGTACTGCTAACAGCCTGATCCCCCACTTCCCGTTTTGATACCACATAGGTTTCAAAACCGAGCTCAGCACCAAGATCCTCAATAGTTTCTATAGAGCCCTCGCGATTCCGGCCAAACTGGTGATCATAACCTATTACAAATTCACTGACACCAATTTTTTCATAAATGATATCCCGGACAAATTCTTCTGAACTGAGGAGGGAAAAATCGCGATCAAAGGGAATTACAATCATTTCATCAATACCCAGTTCCTGAATAATCTCTGAACGTTCCTGAATGGTCGTCAATAACTTAATACCTTCCTCACCGGGATTAATGATATCCCTCGGATGAGGATCAAAGGTAACCAGCACACTGCGTGCATTACGTTTTTCAGCTTTTCGAACGACCGTATCTAAAATTGCCCGATGGCCTGTGTGGACTCCATCAAATGTACCCACCGTCAATACCGTATTAGAAGTGCGGTCTGCTTCATTGAGCAAAATGTATTCTGCCATTACTAAAAAAGATCTGGGTTAGTAAAAAACCGTTTGCAACAACAAAAGAAGTTAATAACAGTGAAATTAACGCCCACAGAAAGAATCCAAAAAAAGGCTATTCCTCTTCATTATTTTTTTCGCGTTCTTTTCGCTCTTTACGAATCTTTTGAAACAACCCTTCCATCTTCTCAACGTATTCGGCTGTTTGATCATTAATTAAATGAAGTTCCGGTATTCTTCGAACCTGATGACGAATTTTATCGGCTAATTCTTTTCGAATAGCTGCTTTGTTATCTTCCAGATGAGCAAAAAGAGCGTCTTCATCTTTTCCAGGGGCATATACACTCAAATGCACCTTGGCAATCATTAGATCCGGCGTTACTTCCACCTTCGTAACGGTAATAAATGAACCACTGCCCTGATAACTTTTTTGAATGATCTTTCCTAAATCCCGCTGAATTACGGCACTTAGCCGTTCTGTACGAATACTCATAATATTATTTCGCTTTGGGCTTTTAACGAACGAGACTAGTCATTATCGCTATCGCTTTTAACATCTTCGAGGCTACGCCGTGACTCAACGATTTCATAATTTTCAATCACATCGCCCACTTTAATATCATTATAGTTGACAATACTGATACCGCATTCATACCCGGTCTTCACTTCTTTGACGTCCTCTTTAAATCGCTTAAGCGAATCAATCTCACCTTCATAAATAACCACTCCATCGCGGACAATGCGTACCGGGTTATTTCGGTTTATTTTGCCCTCAGTAACATAGCAACCGGCAATGGTTCCTACTTTAGAAACCTTAAATATTTCGCGTACTTCTGCATTACCATACAGTTTTTCACTTATCTCTGGTGAAAGCATACCTTCCATTGCATCCTTAACCTCATCCACGGCATCGTAGATGACACTAAAGAGTCGAATATCAATTTCCTCCTCTTCGGCAACCGACCGGGCATTCGAAGTCGGCCGTACCTGGAAACCGATTATAATAGCATCTGATGCTGAGGCCAGCAATACATCCGATTCGGTTATCGCACCCGCGCCGGTATGAATAATATTAACTGAGACTTCATCATTGCTGAGCTTTTGCAGGGCTCCCGAGAGCGCTTCAATGGAGCCATCCACATCAGCCTTGATAATAATATTCAGATCGGAGACCTCGCCCAGTGCCAGTCGACGGGAAAGGTCATCAAGTGAGAGGTGCTTGGATTTGCGCAGCTCTTGCTCGCGTCGAATTTGTTGACGCTGGCTGGCAATATCCTTGGCTTTTTTCTCACTTTCGATAACCACAAGCTTGTCTCCCGCTTTCGGAATATCATCAAAGCCGGTAAGCTGTACCGGCTCAGAAGGTCCCGCTTCCTCTACTTTATTCCCGAGTTCATTCTCCATGGCTCGAACGCGTCCAAAGCAAGAACCCGCTACGTAAGGATCTCCAACTTTAAGAGTACCATTTTGTACCAAAATATTTGCAACAATCCCTTTCCCCTTGTCAACCCGGGCTTCAAGTACAACTCCGTCTGCCCGACGATCGGGATTCGCTTTCAATTCCATGAGCTCAGCTTCAATAAGTACCTTATCGAGCAGCTCGGGAATACCTTCCCCCGTCATTGCGGATACTTCGGCTGCCTGATTCGTTCCGCCGTACTCCTCTACAATAACATCGTGTTCGGCCAGCTGCTGCTTTATCTTATCAGGATTAGCTGCGGGCTTGTCCATCTTATTAATAGCCACAATGATGGAGACACCTGCAGCCTTAGCGTGGTTAATAGCCTCTACCGTCTGAGGCATCACGGCATCGTCGGCCGCAACAACCAAAATAACGATATCGGTTGCCTGTGCCCCACGTGAACGCATTGCTGTAAATGCCTCGTGGCCAGGAGTATCCAGAAATGTAATCGGACGTCCATCTTCAGTTTCCACCTCATAAGCACCAACGTGCTGAGTAATTCCGCCGGCCTCTCCTTCGGCTACTTGTGATTTTCGAATATAATCAAGCAGTGAAGTTTTACCGTGATCAACGTGGCCCATTACCGTAATAATAGGAGCACGGGGCTGGAGATCTTCCGGATCGTCTTCTTCCAGTTCAATTTCTTCAATAGCCTCTTCGGCATCTACAAACTCTACTTCATAGCCAAATTCTTCGGCAACTAACTCAATAGTGCTGGCATCCAGGCGCTGGTTAATAGAAACCATCATGCCCAGATCCATGCATGTAGTTATAACATCGTTGGTCTTCACGTCCATCAGGTCAGCAAGGTCACTTACCGTAATAAATTCCGTGACCTCAATAATATCTTCTTCAAGTTCTTCGAGTTCTGCCTGTAACTGCTCTTCTTCCTCGCGCTCTTCTTTTCGCTGTCTACGACGTTTTTGTCGACGGCTACCTACCGTTTCAGAGGACTGCATTTTACGCAGTGTCTCCTTCATTTTTTCTTCGACATCCTCTTCATCAACGCGATTATGGCGACCTCGACGTTTTTTCTTTTTCTTCTTTCCCTTGTCCTTGTCTTTTTTCTTACTCTTGGACTTCTTCTGCTTATCAGATTTATCAGAATCCTGACCCTTTCGATCTTTTTTCCGCTTACGTTTTTTACGGCGCTTGGGCTTACTCTCGTCAATCTTAACTTTTCCAAGAACCTTTGTCCCTTTTAACCGACCGGCACGACCACGAATAACTCCTTCTTCCGTTTCTTCTTCATCTTCGTAGTCCTCTTCATCCTCGTAGTCATCCTCATCCTCGTAGTCATCCTCATCCTCGTAGTCATCTTCTTCCGAATCCTCTTCCTCCTCATCATACTCATCATCGTCTTCTTCATCCTCTTCATCTTCTTCATCCTCATCGTCTTCTTCGTCAGATTCGTCTTCCTCTTCTGCTTCTACCTCTTCGACCTCCTCGGCTTCTTCATCCTCACTTTCTTCAATATCATCATCCGTATCGTCTTCTGATTCTGATACGGTTTCTTCTTCCTGAAGCTCTTCGGTTTCTTCTATTTCCGTTTCCTCAATATCCTCGTCTTCTTCATCTTCCTCGGGCTCCTCTTTCAGGGTCTCATCTTCTGTTTCTTCAGAAACGACTTCTTCATCCTCAGCAGGTTCTTCTGCCTCTTCTTCAACGAGATCTTCTTCTGTATCTTCCTCAACCTGTTCATCATCCAAAGGTTCGAGTCCCTCAATTTCTTCTTCGGGCTCCTCTTCAGGTTCTACCTCTTCCTGAGGTTCAATGGGCAGCTCTTCTTCGAGTGGTTCAAGCGTATCTTCAATAGAAACACTCTCGTTACGGCTGGCACGAATTTGATCGCGGCGGCTGGCATACTCTTCCTTTGCTTTGGCGTGTTGTTGACTATTGGCTTTATCAACGCCGTATACCTCTTCCAGCACCTCATACATTTCAGATGTAATTTTGGTATTGGGCTTATTGGCTACCTCAAAGCCTTCATCCGAAAGCGAATCTACAATAGATGTAGTAGACACGTTAAATTCGGATGCAACTTTAAATAACCGTTTTGGCTTATCCTTTGGCGACATATAAATCTATTTCTGAAAAGTGCGTTTCTTATTTATTTAAAAACAGCCGTTTAACGTACTAAGTATAAGGGAAAACTCGCTGAAGAGAAATGTAAGTTTATACTTAATCATTCATCTTCAAACTCATACGCAATTATATCTATAATACGTTCAGCTTCATCTTCTGTAATCTCTCCTTCGGTTCTCCGGACGATTTCTTCTTCATCCAGATCCAGCACCTGACGGGCAGTATCACACCCAATATCATGAAGCTGCTGGATAACCTCCGGACCAAAATCAATTTCAAATTCCTGAAGATCGATATCATCTTCTTCTTCAACCTCTCGATAGACATCAATTTCACAATCTGTCAGTTTAGATGCCAAACGGATATTTACTCCGCCCTTACCAATCGCTTTAGATACCTCATCAGCTGGCACAAGTACTTTGGCAAGGCTTCCGTCTTCACTAAAATCAACACTCAACACCTCTGCGGGTTGAAGTGCTCTTTTAATAAACTCATGTTTATCATCCGTATAATTGATTACATCAATATTTTCATTCTGGAGCTCTCGCACAATGGCATGAATCCGGATACCTTTCATACCCACACACGCTCCTACCGGGTCGACACGTTCGTCGTGCGACATAACAGCCACTTTTGATCGGTCACCGGGTTCACGGGCAATACGGACCAGTTCAATAATTCCATCAAATACTTCAGGAATTTCATTTTCAAACAACCGCTCTAAAAATAACGGAGATGTTCGGGAAATAATAACCGATGGATTACCATTATAACGCTTCACCTCTTTTACTACAGCCCGTATAGTATCGCCCTTCCGGTATTTATCCTTATAAATCTGTTCTGACTTGGGTAAGACCAGCTCCACTCCGTTGTGGTTGACCAGCATTTCGCGGCTGCGGATCTGATACACATCTCCCAGCACGATTTCACCTACGCGGTCAGAATATTCTTCAAATATATTATCTTTCTCAATTTCGCGAATGCGCTGAGCCAATTGCTGCCGCGCCATCATCACGGCACGACGTCCAAAATCCTGAATGGAAAGTTCCTGTGCAAATTCGTCGTACAACTCCAAATCAGGATCATGCTCTAAGGCCTCATCTATGGTAATCTCCTGCACTTCATCGGTCAACTCTTCTTCCGGAACAACTTCCCGAATATGAAGAATCTGAATTTCTCCCCGATCAGCATTTAAAATTACCTCAAAAGCGTCGTCAGAACCATACTTCTTACGAATCATCGTTCTGAAAACATCTTCCAGAATAGATAATAATAGCTCTTTTTCTATATCCTTATCTTTTGCAATTTCAGCAAAAGACTGAATAATTTTCTTGGATACGTCGTTTGACATCAGTTAACTCCTGTATGCTTAGAATTATTTAAAAGAAGGAATAATTTTAGTTTCCACAAGATCCTCAAAAGGTAAATTGACTGTCGTTTGTTCATTGATCTCTACAGCAATACCTTTTTCGGTTACTTCCTGCAAAATACCTTCTACTTTAAGATCTTCTCCGTCTTGTTCATATTTTACCTCAACCTTACGTCCCGCGTTCTTAGGGTATTGGCGACGATCAATCAGTGGCCGATCCAGTCCGGGTGAAGACACGTTGATGCGATAATGTCCGGAAAAAAGCTCGTGGGCATCCATTAAAAACCCCAGCTCATTGCTTATTTCCGCACATTCGTCCATATTTACTCCGCGATCTTCGCCATCGACGGAGACCCATATCTCGGGAGTATCCCCGCCTTTTATTTCAACATCAACAAGGAAAAAATCGGTCGTTGACAGCACCGATTCAGCCAGCTCTGATATTTTATTTATAACGCTATTCGTCACAATTTCCGTAATTACAGGTACAAAAAAAAGTGAGTACCTTGCGGCGCTCACTTAAAGCAATCAAAGATACCGTTAATACTCTTAAAAAACAACTCCCTCCCAATCCCTCTTTCATGCTTTGACCCCTATTTCGAAATTATATTTCTACATTTTTATTTTTTAGAAAATCTTGTACCATACTCTTTCGAGTTTAAGGTCTATTGTAAAAGAAGCGTATTAAAATCATTCTTTCAATGTTAAAATTTATATTTACCTATCTTCTCTTTCTGTTATTCACAGCTCCCACCCTAGCTCAACAAATTGATATCAAGGCTACCTCTGCCGGGGAAAGAGCCCAGTCCATTGAGCAGCGCCACCAAATGCGAACCAACTCCATCTTTAAGGAATATCCCGTGCGCAATGTCGGACCGGTCGTAGTCGGGGGACGGATTACGGACCTGGCTGTTCAAAGTGAAAATCCCAGAAATTTCTACATTGCCTTTGCTTCGGGTGGGGTTTTTAAAACCCATAATAGCGGCAACACCATGGAACCCATTTTTGACCATCAGGGAACGCTTACGATTGGAGACCTCGCCATATCACAAGCGGACAAGGATATTATTTGGGTAGGAACCGGAGAAAACAACAGCAGCCGATCCAGTTATGCCGGAACGGGGGTTTACAAAAGTATGGACGGAGGAGAAAGCTGGGAATTTGTAGGGCTACGGGACTCACAGCACATCGGGCGTATTATTACTCACCCTACAGATCCGGATATTGCCTGGATAGCCAGTATGGGTCCCCTTTACTCCGCCAATGAAGTGCGAGGGATATACAAAACAACCGATGGCGGGAACAGCTGGACCCAAACCCTTACCCCGCCCGACAGTACCGGGGCTATTGATCTGATCCAACATCCCAAAAATCCTGACAAGCTTTGGGCCACCACCTGGGAGCGCTACCGCCAGGCGTGGAACTTCGACGAAGCAGGACCAGGTTCTGCAATTTATGTCTCGGAAAATGGAGGGGAAAGCTGGCAGAAATCAATGAAAGGATTCCCCGATAAGAAATACGTGGGACGAATCGGCCTGGATATCAGCCAAAGCAACCCGAATATCCTCTACGCTTTTCTCGACAACCAAAAAGAAACCAAAACAAAAAAGGAGACCGATTCGGATGAACTGACGCAAGCCGACTTTATTGAAATGGAGCGGGAGGAGTTTCTAAATCTTGATAACGAAAAGTTAAATGACTTTTTGCGCAACAATGACTTTCAACGGGAATACACTGCTGAAAGCGTAAAAGAGGATGTCCGGGCGGGCGAATATCCTCCGAAAGCCCTCGCCGACTATCTGGGTGACGCCAATGAAGCCCTTTTTGAGAGTAGTATTGAGGGGGCCCAAGTCTATCGCTCGGAAGATGGGGGAAAGACTTGGAATAAGATTAACAGCTATCCACTCGATAATCTTATTTATACCTATGGATACTACTTTGGTGAGGTGCGGGTATCCCCAACGAATCCGGATGAACTCTATATTCTGGGTGTTCCCCTGCTAAAATCTACCGACGGGGGAAAGACCTGGAAAGCCATTGCCGAAAACCAGGATGTACACGTTGATCATCACGCTATGTGGATCGATCCCGAGGATCCGGAACACTTGTTTTTAGGTAATGATGGCGGACTTTATGAAAGTCATGACGGAGGTAAAAACTTCATCCATCATAACAATGCCCCGGTCGGACAGTTTTATACGGTTGCCGTGGATATGGAAGAACCATATAACATCTATGGGGGACTTCAGGATAACGGAGTGCTTACCGGCTCTTCCCAAGGTTCCCCCAACGACGGCAATGAATGGGAGCAGCTGTTTGGCGGGGATGGCATGCATATAGCCGTTCATCCCGAAGATAGTGACCGTATCTATATGGGATATCAATTCGGAAATTACTTTCGGCTCGACAGGTCCGATAGCCAATACGAACGCATCACTCCCAAACATCATATTGGAGAAGCTCCCTATCGCTTCAACTGGAACACGCCCATCGAAATGAGTAATCACAATCCCGATATTCTTTATTTCGGTTCTCAAAAAATCAACCGGAGTATGGATACTGGAAAAACCTGGAAAACTATCAGTCCCGATTTAACTCATGATCTTCCGAGCGGGAACGTTCCCTACTCCACTCTCACCACTATCTCAGAATCTCCCCTCGATTTTAGTGTTATCTGGGCAGGAACCGACGATGGTAACATACAGGTCACAAAAGATGGAGGGACCAGCTGGGATTTGGTATCCGATGAATTGCCCCGGCGCCGGTGGGTTAGCGAGGTACAGGCTTCTCCCCACTATACGGCCACAGCTTACGCTTCTCTCAACGGCTACCGTTACGATGAGTTTAAAACGTATCTCTACAAAACAACGGATTACGGAAAAAACTGGCACTCCATAAAAGGGAATCTACCCGACGACGTAGCAAATGTTATTGCTCAGGATCCAAAGTATCCGGATCTTCTGTACGCTGGCTTCGACCATGGTACCTATCTCAGCTTTGATGATGGCAATGAATGGTTTCTGATAAATGATATTCCCAACGTGGCGGCCTACGATATGGTCGTTCATCCCCGCGAGCTGGAGCTCATAGTTGGAACACACGGGCGCAGCGTATATGTTATGGATCTCAAACCTATTCACACAGTAGCTAAAAACAAGAACCAAAAGGTTTTGGCTCTTACTATTGATGATATCTCACATTCCGAAAATTGGGGCCAGCGCCCGGTCCCTTATCGCCCGGTTAATGAACCATCCGCAAAATGGATGTACTGGATTGGAGACGAGCAGGTACAAAATCAGTCTATAGAAATTACTGTGAAAGATAATAAGGATAATACCGTTACTACCCTCACCGATCGGGCCAGCTATGGCTTCAATA
This genomic interval carries:
- the nusA gene encoding transcription termination factor NusA codes for the protein MSNDVSKKIIQSFAEIAKDKDIEKELLLSILEDVFRTMIRKKYGSDDAFEVILNADRGEIQILHIREVVPEEELTDEVQEITIDEALEHDPDLELYDEFAQELSIQDFGRRAVMMARQQLAQRIREIEKDNIFEEYSDRVGEIVLGDVYQIRSREMLVNHNGVELVLPKSEQIYKDKYRKGDTIRAVVKEVKRYNGNPSVIISRTSPLFLERLFENEIPEVFDGIIELVRIAREPGDRSKVAVMSHDERVDPVGACVGMKGIRIHAIVRELQNENIDVINYTDDKHEFIKRALQPAEVLSVDFSEDGSLAKVLVPADEVSKAIGKGGVNIRLASKLTDCEIDVYREVEEEDDIDLQEFEIDFGPEVIQQLHDIGCDTARQVLDLDEEEIVRRTEGEITEDEAERIIDIIAYEFEDE
- the rimP gene encoding ribosome maturation factor RimP; this encodes MTNSVINKISELAESVLSTTDFFLVDVEIKGGDTPEIWVSVDGEDRGVNMDECAEISNELGFLMDAHELFSGHYRINVSSPGLDRPLIDRRQYPKNAGRKVEVKYEQDGEDLKVEGILQEVTEKGIAVEINEQTTVNLPFEDLVETKIIPSFK
- a CDS encoding WD40/YVTN/BNR-like repeat-containing protein: MLKFIFTYLLFLLFTAPTLAQQIDIKATSAGERAQSIEQRHQMRTNSIFKEYPVRNVGPVVVGGRITDLAVQSENPRNFYIAFASGGVFKTHNSGNTMEPIFDHQGTLTIGDLAISQADKDIIWVGTGENNSSRSSYAGTGVYKSMDGGESWEFVGLRDSQHIGRIITHPTDPDIAWIASMGPLYSANEVRGIYKTTDGGNSWTQTLTPPDSTGAIDLIQHPKNPDKLWATTWERYRQAWNFDEAGPGSAIYVSENGGESWQKSMKGFPDKKYVGRIGLDISQSNPNILYAFLDNQKETKTKKETDSDELTQADFIEMEREEFLNLDNEKLNDFLRNNDFQREYTAESVKEDVRAGEYPPKALADYLGDANEALFESSIEGAQVYRSEDGGKTWNKINSYPLDNLIYTYGYYFGEVRVSPTNPDELYILGVPLLKSTDGGKTWKAIAENQDVHVDHHAMWIDPEDPEHLFLGNDGGLYESHDGGKNFIHHNNAPVGQFYTVAVDMEEPYNIYGGLQDNGVLTGSSQGSPNDGNEWEQLFGGDGMHIAVHPEDSDRIYMGYQFGNYFRLDRSDSQYERITPKHHIGEAPYRFNWNTPIEMSNHNPDILYFGSQKINRSMDTGKTWKTISPDLTHDLPSGNVPYSTLTTISESPLDFSVIWAGTDDGNIQVTKDGGTSWDLVSDELPRRRWVSEVQASPHYTATAYASLNGYRYDEFKTYLYKTTDYGKNWHSIKGNLPDDVANVIAQDPKYPDLLYAGFDHGTYLSFDDGNEWFLINDIPNVAAYDMVVHPRELELIVGTHGRSVYVMDLKPIHTVAKNKNQKVLALTIDDISHSENWGQRPVPYRPVNEPSAKWMYWIGDEQVQNQSIEITVKDNKDNTVTTLTDRASYGFNTFEWNLKLQEAKEGETADYLSPGNYIITYNINGSTDETTFEITSPNNNSNTGQRVFSGPEEIEFEDY